TTACGGGCGCCGGCGCACCGGGGATATCCTCTCGCGGCTGGACGGCGACGTGGCGGAAATCCAGCGGTTTGCCGTGGATTCGCTGTTCTCGGCGGTGTCGGCGGTGATCGGCCTGGTGGGGGCGGTGGCGTTGATGCTGATGCTGTCGTGGCAATTGTCGCTGCTGCTGGCCCTGCTGATCCCCATCGAGGTGCTGTGGCTGCGCTGGATGCGGCGCAAGGTGGAGCGCGAGGTACGCAGCCTGCGCGAGCGCTCGGCGGATGTGTCGTCGTTTCTGGTGGAGACGCTGCCGGCCATGAAATTCATCCAGGCCACCGGCCAGCAAGGCCGCGAAGCCGGGCGCCTGGACCAGCTGGGCCAGGGTTACATGCGCCAGTTGCTCAAGGTGCAGGTCACCGAGTTCTTCACCCAGGCGGTGCCTGGCACGCTGACCTCGTGGTGCCGGGCCTGCGCGTTTCTGGTAGGGGGCTGGTGGGTGATTCAGGGCACCTGGCAACTGGGTGCGCTGATTGCGTTTTCCACCTACATGGGCATGGCCGTCGGCCCTGTACAGAGCCTGCTGGGGCTGTATGTGGCGGTGCAGCGCATGGCGGTGAGCCTTGGCCGGGTGATGGAACTGAAGCAGGAGGCGGTTGCGGTACAACAGGCATGTTCACCGCAAGCGATGCCGCAAGGGCCGGGCGAAGTGCGCCTCGAAGGGGTCAGCTTTGCCCATGACGGCCGGCACGGGGCGGTGCTCGACGGTGTTGACGCCTGTGTGCCGGGTGGCCTCAAGGTGGCCATCAGCGGAGCTTCCGGGGTGGGCAAGTCCACCTTGATCGACTTGCTGCAGCGCTTCTACGACCCGCAGGTCGGGCGCATCCTGCTAGATGGCGCCGACCTGCGCGAACTCGACTTGGTGGCTGTGCGCCAGCGCATTGCCGTGGTCAGCCAGGACATCGTGCTGTTTCGCGGTACCCTGGCCGACAACCTGGCCTACGGCGCCCCCCAAGTCAGCCGTGATGAGCTGGAGCGGGTAGCACGGCTGGCCTGCCTGGACAGCTTGATCGCCAGCCTGCCACTTGGCCTGGACACGCTGCTCGGGGAGCGCGGGCAGCAGTTGTCCGGGGGGCAGAAGCAGCGCATCGCCATTGCCCGCGCGGTGCTCCAGGCACCAAAGATCCTGGTGCTGGACGAAGCCACCTCGGCGGTGGACGAGGCCACCGAGCGCGAAGTGATCGCCGCCATCGACACGCTGTTTGCCGGGCGCACGCGGATTGTGATCAGCCACCGCGCCTCGACGCTGGCCGATGCGGATTTGCACCTGCACCTGCAGGGCGGGCAGTTGCGAGTGCTGGCGCAAGAGGCCGCCAAGCATGGGCAATGAAAGCGTGCGGGTTGGAGTGGTCGACAGCGGCTGCGCACCAACACAGGTGCTGGTGGGCGGGCAACGGTTCTGGCTGGAGGACGGCGTGCTGTGTACCGGCGAGCTACAGCCGGACCGGCTCGGCCACGGCAGTGCGGTGCTGGCATGTTTGCAACCGCAGGCCGCAGGGGTGCCGGTGTTGTTGGCTCAAGTGTTCACCGAGCAGGGTAGCACCAGCGCCTTGCAGGTGGGGGCTGCCCTGTTCTGGCTGGCGGAGCAGGGCGCACGGGTGATCAACCTCAGCCTCGGGCTGCGTCAGGACCGGCCCGTGCTGCGTCAGGCCTGTGCCGAGGTGCAGGCGGCGGGGGTGCTTTTGTGCGCGTCGAGCCCGGCACAAGGGGCGCCGGTGTACCCGGCCAGTTACCCCGGGGTGATTCGCGTGACCGGCGATGCCCGCTGCGCACCCGGGCAGTGGTCGTGGCTGGGTACTGCCCAAGCTGACTTTGGCGGCCCTGTAGGTTCGCCCGGCATGGCCGGTGCCAGCCTGGGCTGTGCAGCGCTGGCCGGGCGAATCGTGGCGCTCTTGCAGCAGAGGCCCGGGCTTGAGCGTGAGCAGGTGGTGGCGTGGCTGAAGGCACATGCCGCCTATACCGGGCCGGAGAGAAGGGCATGACCGAACCGACCATTGTGGTGCTCGGCGCAGGGCCGGCGGGTGCGGCAACCGCGATCGGCCTGCGCCGCCTGGGCTACCACGTTACGGTGGTGTCCGACTGGCGGCGTTTCGCGGCGGTGGAGGGGGTGTCGCAGCGGGTGCTCGACGCCTTGCGCCATGCGGGCCTGGGCAATGCCTTGCAGGAGGCTGTCACACCCGCCTCCCGGCACGTGCGCTGGAATGGCCAGCATTTGCGGATGAATCAGGAGTTCTTGATTGACCGGCAACGGTTCGACCAGGCCCTGCGCCGGGATCTTGCCCGGGCCGATGTCACGGTGCTGGAAGGGCGCATCCGCGAGGTGGCCTACGGTCAGGCGCCCTGGGTAAGCCTGGAAGGCGGGCAAGTGCTGAACCCCGGTTTCGTGGTCGAAGCCCGTGGCCGCCAGGCGCCGCTGTCGGCCTCACGCCTGCGCGGGCCGGAAACCGTCAGTTTGCTCAACCTGTGGCAGGGCCAGCCGGGTGAACCGGTGTCGGCTGTGGAGAGCCTGGACGAGGGCTGGGCGTGGATGGCCAGGCTGGCCGATGGCCGCTGCTACTGGCAAATAACCCAAAATGCCGAGGGCTTGCCGGGCAGGGCGCTGCTGCCGGCCTACTGCGCCCGCCATCGTCAGGCGTCCCGCTTGGTGAGCGAGTTGTTCGACGCCCAGGCCCTGGCGCCTGCACAGGTACATGCACGCAGCAGCACGGCGATACTGGCGGGCGAGTGCGTTGGCGATGGCTGGATTCGGGTGGGGGACGCCGCCATGGCGGTTGACCCATTGTCGGGGAACGGGGTTTTTCAGTCGTTGTCGTCGGCCTTGCAGGCGCCGGTGGTGGTCAACACCTTGCTGCGCAGGCCCGAGCGTGCCGAACTGGCGCGGCGGTTTCATCAGCAGCGGGTGGAGCAGCTGTTTTTGCGGTTTGCGCGCATCGGCCGGGACTTCCATGGTCAGGAACAGGACCGCGCAGGGCAGCCGTTCTGGGCGCGGCGCCGCGGATGGCCGGATGACCAGCCACTGCATCTTGCGGCAGATTGGCGGGCGGTTCGCGTTGAGCGCCGGCCTGTGCTGCGTGATGGTTGGGTGGATGAGGCCGAGGTGGTGGTGACAGCCGACCAGCCCTTGGGTGTCTGGCACCTGCAAGGGGTGGCGCTGGCACCACTGGTGAGCAAGCTGTTGGCCGGGCACAGCCTTGACGGTGTATTGCAAGGCCAGCCCTTGCCGCAGCAGGGCATGTTGCGGCAATGGTTGGCAGGCCAGGGTTACGCCGGGTAAGTCACGCCTGCATCGTGGCGATCAAGTCCCACAGCCGGGCATCCTCGAAATCGTCCACCACCAATTGTGCGCCGGCCGCCATCAGGCGCTCTGGCGTTTGCGTGGTGGCAATGCCCACGGTGAAGATCCCGGCACCACTGGCCGCCTTCACGCCCGGCAACGAGTCCTCGAACGCCAATGCTTGCCCGGCTTGCGCACCCAGCCGCTGCAGGCCGGTGAGGTAGGGCAACGGGTCGGGCTTGGCGCGCGGCAGTTCTTCGGCCACCAGCACATGCTCGAAGCGCGGGCGCAAACCCATGGCCGACAGCATGTGCTCGGCATTGAGCCGGGGCGCGTTGGTCACCACGCACATGCCGATGCCGTGGGTGTCGGCATGGGCCAGCAGGCGCAGCAGGCCCGGCATGGGTTCGAGCGCCGGGGCCAGCTCGCGGAACAGCGCCTCCTTGCGGTCGGCAAGCTGCTGGCATTGCGCGGTACTGGCACCCGGAAACAGCTCGGCAAACAATTCACCATTGGCCCGGCCGCTGACCTGCGCATCGAATTGCGCCTGCGTCAGCTCGCGGCCGTCCTGCTCGCGCAGCAACTGGCGGAAGGCCTGCAGGTGCAGGGTGTCGGTGTCGGTCAGGGTTCCGTCGAGGTCGAACAGCAGGGCAGTGAGCATCAGGCATCCAGGCATTGAAAGCATAAACACCCGGCGATGATAGCGGATGACGGCGACGAAGGGGGCTGTTCAGTGCGTGCCGAAAAGAGTACAAATGTACTCCATGGACAATCTCACCCCCAAACGCCGTGCAATCCTCGACTTCATCCGCGAGCGCATTGCCGACCATGGCCAGCCGCCGAGCCTGGCCGACATTGCCAGCCGCTTCGGTTTTGCCTCGCGCAGTGTGGCGCGCAAGCACATCACCGCGCTGTGCCAGGCCGGCTACATCGATGTCACGCCGAACCAGGCGCGGGGCATCCGCCTGGCCGAGCCCTTGCGCCGCCCGGAAATCCTCGAAGTGCCGGTGCTGGGCCGGGTGGCGGCCGGTGCGCCCATTGGCCCCGACCTGGATATTCACGAGCAGTTGTTGCTCGACCCCAGCCTGTTCCGCAGCACCCCGGACTACCTGTTGAAAGTGCGCGGCGACTCGATGGTCGGCGACGGCATTTTCGACGGTGACCTGGTGGGCATTCGCCAGCAGGGTGACGCCCGGGATGGGCAGATCGTGGTGGCCCGGCTGGACGGTGAAGTCACCATCAAACGCCTGCAACGCCTGCCCGGTGGCTATCGGCTGTTGCCACGCAACCCGGCCTACGCACCGATCGACGTGGGGCCTGAACACGAGTTCTTCATCGAAGGCGTGTTCTGTGGCCTGCTGAGGCGTGACTGATGGGCGCGGTGGTCGAACTGGACCGCTTGCTGGACCAGCGCCATGTCTGGCGTGGCCGGCAGGCCCAGGCACGGCCCGTCGGCCTGCAACCCACTGGCCATGCGGTGCTGGACGAGCGCCTGCCGGAAGGGGGCTGGCCTGCCGCCGCACTCAGCGAGCTGTTGCTGGCCAGCCCCGGCTGTGGCGAACTGCAACTGCTGTGGCCCACGCTGGCGCGTTTGAGCGCAGAAGGCGGGCGAGTGGTGCTGGTGGCGCCGCCATTCATACCCTATGCGCCTGCCTGGCAAGCGGCAGGGGTAGATCTGCGCTGGCTGACCCAGGTCGATGCCAGCCAGGCTGATGCGCTATGGGCCGCGGAACAGTGCCTGCGTTCAGGCAGTTGCGCGGCGGTGCTGTGCTGGCCGGAGCGTGCCGACGACCGTGCCCTGCGGCGCTTGCAGGTGGCGGCCGAAACCGGCCTGGCGCTGGCCTTTGCCTGCCGGCCGCAACAGGCGGCCAGCAACCCGTCACCGGCCGCGCTGCGCATTGCCATCGACCATCGCCCGCCACAGTGGCGCGTGCTCAAGTGCCGGGGTGGCCTGCCACCGGCCGTGCCGCTCGCCTGCCCGGGCAGGGGCTGATGCACCATGCTCTGGGCCTGCATTCTGTTGCCACAGCTGGCGCTGGACGCGGTGCTGCGTGACCGCGATGACGCCGAAACGCCCCTGATCATCCTCGGTGGCCCCCAGCAGCGCCGGGTGTTGCAGGCCGTCAACCCGGCGGCAGCCGCGCTTGGGCTAAAGGCAGGGCAAACGTTGACGGCCGCGCGCGCCCTGGCGGATGGCTTTCACTGTGTCGAGGCCGAGCCTGCACGTATCGAGCAGTTGCAGCAGTTGCTGGCGGCCTGGGCCTATCGCTTCAGTGCCCAGGTGAGCCTGCATTACCCTCGTGCCCTGTTGCTGGAGGTCGGTTCCAGCTTGCAGCTGTTCGGGCCATGGCCGCTGTTCGAGGCCCGTTTGCGCCAGGAGCTTGCGGCGCTGGGCCTGTGCCAACGCATTGTGCTAGCCACCAACCCCGTTGCGGCGCGCATGCTGGTCAACGGGCATGATGGCCTGGCACTGACCTGCCCCAACGACACCCGCGCAGCACTGGCGCAGATGCCCATCGACCGTGTGGGCCTGCCTCGGGAGGCCGCAGAAGCCTTCGCCCGCATGGGCCTGCGTAAGCTTGGCCAGGTGCTGGCCTTGCCGCGCGATGCCTTGGCCAAACGTTTTGCCGCCCAGGTGCAGTTGCACCTGGACCAGTTGCTTGGCCTGCGCACCCTGGCGCTGGGCTTCTACCAACCACCGGACCGTTTCGAAACCCGGCTGGAGCTCAATTTTGATGTCGAATCCCATCAGGCGCTGCTGTTCCCGCTACGGCGCATGCTCAACGACCTGGCGGCCTTCCTGGCCGGGCGCGATTGCGGGGTGCAGCGTTTCTGTTTGCATCTGGAGCATGTCGAAGGCCCGGATACGTTATTGCAGGTAGGGCTGCTGGCCGCGGAACGTGACCCCGCAATGCTCTTCGAACTGGCCCGCGGGCGCCTTGAGCCACTGCGTATTCCGGCCCCGGTGCGTAACCTGCGGCTGGTCGCCGACGACCTGCCACCGTTCGTGCCCCAGCATCAGGCGCTGTTCGACCCGCGGGCCAACCAGGCCCAGCCTTGGGAGCAACTGCGCGAACGCTTGCGTGCCCGCCTGGGCGATGAAGCCGTGCAAGGTTTGCGTGCCGAAGCGGACCACCGGCCCGAACAGGCCTGGCAGCGGGCCGAGCAGGGCGGGCAGGGCAGCCTGGAGGTCGCGCCGGGGAGCCGGCCCGGCTGGTTGTTGCCTGCACCCCAGGCACTTGCCAGCAGCGGCCATCGTCTGCTGGGGCCTGCCGAGCGCATCGAGTCGGGCTGGTGGGATGGTGGTGATGTGCGGCGTGACTATTACCGCATTGAAACCCGCGAAGGGATGCGCGGTTGGGCCTATCACGACCTGGCCCAGCCCGGCCCGCTGTGGTTGCAAGGCTGGTTCGCATGAGTGCGCCGGGCTACGCCGAATTGCACTGCCTGTCGAACTTCAGCTTCCAGCGCGGTGCATCCAGCGCCGAAGAACTGTTCAAACGGGCCAAAGCGCAGGGTTACCAGGCGCTGGCGATCACCGACGAATGCACGCTGGCCGGCATCGTGCGGGCCTGGCAGGCCAGCAAGGCGCATGACCTGCGCCTGGTCGTCGGCAGTGAAGTGCAGGTGCAGCAAGGACCCAGGCTGGTATTGCTGGTGGAAAACCTTGCCGGTTATCAAAACCTCTGTGCGTTGATCACCCTGGCACGACGGCGGGCCGAGAAGGGCAGCTACCAATTGCTCGCCGAGGATGTGCAAAAACACCATGACGGCCTGCTGGCGCTGTGGATCGCGAACGATACCGAAAGCACAGCCCCAGGCCAGTGGTTGCAGCAGGTGTTCGGCGAGCGTTTGTGGCTGGGCGTGCACCTGCATCGCGGCCCTGATGACGCGGCCCGTCTCACACGCCTGCGTGCCCTTGCTGCGCAGTTGGGCATTCGCGCCGTGGCCTGTGGCGATGTACACATGCACGCCCGCGGCAGGCGCGCGTTGCAGGATTGCATGGCCGCCATCCGCCACCACTGCCGTGTGGCCGAGGCGGGGCATGTGTTGTTCGCTAATGGTGAGCGGCACCTGCGCAGTGTGGAGCAACTGGCCGAGCTTTACCCGGCCGACCTGCTGGCCGAAACCTTGAGCATCGCAGGCCGTTGCCACTTCGACCTGAGCGAACTGCAGTACCAATACCCTCGCGAGCTGGTGCCTGAAGGTCATACCCCTGCCAGCTGGTTACGCCAGCTGTGCGAACAGGGCCTGCCCGGGCGTTGGCCGCAAGGGTCGAGCGACAAGGTACGCAATGTCCTGGCCAAAGAGCTGGCCTTGATCGAAGAGCTGGGCTACGAAAGCTACTTCCTGACCGTTCACGACATTGTCGCCTTCGCCCGCAGTCAGCACATCCTTTGCCAGGGGCGCGGTTCGGCGGCCAACTCGGTGGTGTGCTTCGTGCTGGGTATTACCGAACTCGACCCGATGCAACACCGGCTGTTGTTCGAGCGCTTTCTTTCCCGCGAACGGAATGAGCCACCCGACATCGATGTGGACTTTGAACATGACCGCCGCGAAGAAGTGATCCAGTACGTGTTCCGCCGGTATGGCCGGCATCGGGCCGCCCTGACCGCCGTGGTCAATACGTATCACGCTGCCGGGGCGGTACGGGATGTGG
The genomic region above belongs to Pseudomonas sp. PSKL.D1 and contains:
- a CDS encoding ABC transporter ATP-binding protein — encoded protein: MGNLFARLVETSDPALMRQALAWLYGFVRPHRRAIGVLLGLSLGASLLALAQPWLVKTLIDEGLLAKDYQTLWHMAAIMIIAGLLGTVLAGVNRYLHTRLSGRILFALRDDLYRHLQQLSPTFYGRRRTGDILSRLDGDVAEIQRFAVDSLFSAVSAVIGLVGAVALMLMLSWQLSLLLALLIPIEVLWLRWMRRKVEREVRSLRERSADVSSFLVETLPAMKFIQATGQQGREAGRLDQLGQGYMRQLLKVQVTEFFTQAVPGTLTSWCRACAFLVGGWWVIQGTWQLGALIAFSTYMGMAVGPVQSLLGLYVAVQRMAVSLGRVMELKQEAVAVQQACSPQAMPQGPGEVRLEGVSFAHDGRHGAVLDGVDACVPGGLKVAISGASGVGKSTLIDLLQRFYDPQVGRILLDGADLRELDLVAVRQRIAVVSQDIVLFRGTLADNLAYGAPQVSRDELERVARLACLDSLIASLPLGLDTLLGERGQQLSGGQKQRIAIARAVLQAPKILVLDEATSAVDEATEREVIAAIDTLFAGRTRIVISHRASTLADADLHLHLQGGQLRVLAQEAAKHGQ
- the qhpE gene encoding subtilisin-like serine protease QhpE; translated protein: MGNESVRVGVVDSGCAPTQVLVGGQRFWLEDGVLCTGELQPDRLGHGSAVLACLQPQAAGVPVLLAQVFTEQGSTSALQVGAALFWLAEQGARVINLSLGLRQDRPVLRQACAEVQAAGVLLCASSPAQGAPVYPASYPGVIRVTGDARCAPGQWSWLGTAQADFGGPVGSPGMAGASLGCAALAGRIVALLQQRPGLEREQVVAWLKAHAAYTGPERRA
- the qhpG gene encoding flavin-dependent monooxygenase QhpG, with translation MTEPTIVVLGAGPAGAATAIGLRRLGYHVTVVSDWRRFAAVEGVSQRVLDALRHAGLGNALQEAVTPASRHVRWNGQHLRMNQEFLIDRQRFDQALRRDLARADVTVLEGRIREVAYGQAPWVSLEGGQVLNPGFVVEARGRQAPLSASRLRGPETVSLLNLWQGQPGEPVSAVESLDEGWAWMARLADGRCYWQITQNAEGLPGRALLPAYCARHRQASRLVSELFDAQALAPAQVHARSSTAILAGECVGDGWIRVGDAAMAVDPLSGNGVFQSLSSALQAPVVVNTLLRRPERAELARRFHQQRVEQLFLRFARIGRDFHGQEQDRAGQPFWARRRGWPDDQPLHLAADWRAVRVERRPVLRDGWVDEAEVVVTADQPLGVWHLQGVALAPLVSKLLAGHSLDGVLQGQPLPQQGMLRQWLAGQGYAG
- a CDS encoding HAD family hydrolase, which translates into the protein MLTALLFDLDGTLTDTDTLHLQAFRQLLREQDGRELTQAQFDAQVSGRANGELFAELFPGASTAQCQQLADRKEALFRELAPALEPMPGLLRLLAHADTHGIGMCVVTNAPRLNAEHMLSAMGLRPRFEHVLVAEELPRAKPDPLPYLTGLQRLGAQAGQALAFEDSLPGVKAASGAGIFTVGIATTQTPERLMAAGAQLVVDDFEDARLWDLIATMQA
- the lexA gene encoding transcriptional repressor LexA, producing MDNLTPKRRAILDFIRERIADHGQPPSLADIASRFGFASRSVARKHITALCQAGYIDVTPNQARGIRLAEPLRRPEILEVPVLGRVAAGAPIGPDLDIHEQLLLDPSLFRSTPDYLLKVRGDSMVGDGIFDGDLVGIRQQGDARDGQIVVARLDGEVTIKRLQRLPGGYRLLPRNPAYAPIDVGPEHEFFIEGVFCGLLRRD
- the imuA gene encoding translesion DNA synthesis-associated protein ImuA, which produces MGAVVELDRLLDQRHVWRGRQAQARPVGLQPTGHAVLDERLPEGGWPAAALSELLLASPGCGELQLLWPTLARLSAEGGRVVLVAPPFIPYAPAWQAAGVDLRWLTQVDASQADALWAAEQCLRSGSCAAVLCWPERADDRALRRLQVAAETGLALAFACRPQQAASNPSPAALRIAIDHRPPQWRVLKCRGGLPPAVPLACPGRG
- a CDS encoding Y-family DNA polymerase gives rise to the protein MLWACILLPQLALDAVLRDRDDAETPLIILGGPQQRRVLQAVNPAAAALGLKAGQTLTAARALADGFHCVEAEPARIEQLQQLLAAWAYRFSAQVSLHYPRALLLEVGSSLQLFGPWPLFEARLRQELAALGLCQRIVLATNPVAARMLVNGHDGLALTCPNDTRAALAQMPIDRVGLPREAAEAFARMGLRKLGQVLALPRDALAKRFAAQVQLHLDQLLGLRTLALGFYQPPDRFETRLELNFDVESHQALLFPLRRMLNDLAAFLAGRDCGVQRFCLHLEHVEGPDTLLQVGLLAAERDPAMLFELARGRLEPLRIPAPVRNLRLVADDLPPFVPQHQALFDPRANQAQPWEQLRERLRARLGDEAVQGLRAEADHRPEQAWQRAEQGGQGSLEVAPGSRPGWLLPAPQALASSGHRLLGPAERIESGWWDGGDVRRDYYRIETREGMRGWAYHDLAQPGPLWLQGWFA